The nucleotide sequence CAAACACAAAACGTAGAAATACTACGCATAAAGCCGGAAAATCAGGTCATATTCGGATTATCGGCGGTCAGTGGCGAGGTAGAAAGCTACCTGTGATTGATGCAGAAGGTTTACGCCCTACCACCGACCGAAATAAAGAAACCTTGTTTAACTGGCTAATGCAATATACGCAGAATGCCCGTTGTTTAGATGTGTTTGCTGGCGCAGGCAGTTTAGGTTTAGAAGCGCTTTCACGCTACGCGACAAGTTGTGACTTTATTGAACTTGATAAACAAGCAAGGGAGCAATTAGTTGATAACCTTCGTACACTTGCGGTACCAAAAGAGAGCAGTACGACAGTTCATGCAGGTGACGCCCTTGCCGTTTTACCTCAACTAAACAAGCTTCCCTACGATATTGTGTTCGTGGACCCGCCATTTAACAAGGGATTGGTCGAGCCAACTTTAAACGCCCTCGACGCATTGGCATTAGTGCAACAAGGCAGCCACATCTATGTGGAACACGAAGCCGCCTTACCGCCTCTTTCGTTACCTGACCATTGGCAGGTAACAAAGGAAAAACACACCAGTGCACTGCGCTATTTTTTAATAGAAGTCAGTTAAAGCGCCAGCCCTATGTTGGATATGCCCTCTTCTAACGCAATGGCTTTTAATTGCTGAGCCGCTTCCTTTGGCGCGCTTGATTGCTCTACGCATTCCAATAAGGCATCTTGAACCGCAATTTCAAATTCCATTAAAGGGTGAGACTTCACTGTGTCATCGTCGGCTTCTTCACTGGCAAGTAAATAGGCTTCTACACTCCCCTGTGACAGTTTGCTCACTACCACGGCGCCTTGTGGATCATCACCGGCTAATAAATTAAGTACCGCAGCCACACCAATCGCGGCATCGATTGCTGGGTATACGCCGTAGGTATCAAAGTCTTGCGTGTCTGGCGTGCCGACTTCCACTTTCTCCAGTTGCACCCCAATATTAAACTTACTTTTAGGCGAAGTTATGGCCTCCCACACTAAATCGAGGCAGCTTCGTAGGTTGGCTGGCTCTTCGTACTCTGACACTTCGCAAAAAAGTGCGTAGTTAGGGATCATACGCTCTAAAAGGGAAGCGCTAAATGCAACGGCTTTCCAGCCTTCTAACGCACGAACCCGTGCGAATGTATTGAGTTTTTGCTTTGCCATTTAATTTGCTCCGGTGGCATGCATAAAGTATTGGGTGGCACCATCTAGCAACATCTGGATTGCGATCATAACCAAAATCATGCCCATTAATCGTTCCATTGCCACCAAGCCTTTTTCGCCTAGTAGTTTATGAAACACCCCTGAAAACATCAAAATAATAGCACTCACCGACCAAGCTGCGGCCAAGGCTATTGCCCAGTCTGTCATGCGGTCTGGGTTCTGATTTGCTAACAAAATTAGCGCGGCCAACGTGGAGGGGCCCGCAATCATGGGAATGGCCAATGGAACCAAGAAGGGTTCTTCTCCTACTGCCAGCCCACTTTGGTGACCGGCGGAGGGAAATATCATTTTTAGTGCGATAAGAAAGAGAATAATACCACCCGCAATGCTGACCGTTTCCTGTCCCACGTTGAGGAAGTTTAACACTGACTGACCGCTAAATAGAAAAACAAACAAAATGACAAGCGCGAACACAAGCTCTCTTATCAATATCATTTGTCTTCGTCGGGGTTCTATTGATTTTAGTACCGACATGAATATCGGTAGATTGCCCAGGGGGTCCATGATCAAAAATAACATGACTGCGGCAGACCAAGTGTCCATGGGTGTTTATTCTCCAATAGATTCCTGCGTGTACGCAGAATAAATGGTGCTATTTGTACGTGATGGGCAAAAAAGCACTCGAAAAAAATGAGATTTAGGCTTAACTATAAAGATTACGTCCTAAGAATACACCTTAAGATTACGCCTTAAGAACAATGCCATATCTGTACTACTTTTGGTGTAATAGCGAATCGGTTCTCTTGTTTCGCTGTGAAACGAATGTATTCACTGAGTACGGTTAAGGTGATTGGCGTAGAGTGTAACCAAAATTAGAAAGAAACCCAATAAAATACAACAACGTGTGGAATCAGCAGAATGAGTTTAATGACGGTAAAAGAAGTGGCTGCCTATCTGGGTGTGAAAGAAGTTCGTGTGGAAAGGCTAGAGCGTGAAAGCTTATTAGTATCGAAAGAAAAAGACACCGACGGTAACCCCCTTTTCGACAGCGGTGATGTGGATCGTTACAAGCAATTAGCCGAGCGATTGGGCGGAATTTAATTTTCCTCTTTCACGCATTTACCCCCTATACGTGCCACACGGGAATGTGACACGCAAAGGGGGAACATGTGTAGTTAGGCTTTGAAATCGTGAAGCATACGAGCAATAGCTCGGATGCCTTTTGCTGTAGCCCCAACAGGCATTTCTGCCGTTGCTCCACCATGATAAGCTGCAGCTAAATCTAAATGCACCCACCCCTTGCCTTGTGGATTAACAAAACGAGACAAGAATCCAGCCGCATTCGATGCGCCGCCGCCTCCGCCCCCTTTCATGGGACGGCTATTCGCAGTATCGGCAAATGCCGATGGACAACGATCGGCGTGAAACGCCTCTAAAGGTAACGGCCAAAAACGTTCATTTTCAAGTTTAGCGGCATTCAGCATTTGCTCGCGAGCACTGTCGTCTTTTGAAAATACGGCATGATAGTCAGAACCTAGTGCCACCATTGCAGCCCCCGTTAAGGTAGCAGCATCGATAATCAGTGGCGCGCCCGTTTCCGTTGCCGCCATTAAGCCATCAGCTAATACTAAACGACCTTCGGCATCAGTATTCACCACTTCTACCGTCACCCCATTTTTATAGGTGAGCACATCACCAAGCTTGTAAGCGTGGCCGCTAATCAGGTTTTCCGCACAGCATAAAATAAGTTTGATACGCTTATTAATACCTTGGGTAATGGCCAATCCCAATGCGCCTGTCACTGTCGCTGCGCCGCCCATATCGCATTTCATGTCGAGCATGCCTTCGCTCGATTTGATGCTGTAGCCACCGCTATCAAAGGTTATGCCTTTTCCTACGAGGACGGCATCAACGGGCGCGTCAGCATTGCCAGTGGGGTTGTAATCTAGTTCTAACATGGCTGGTGGTCGTTCACTGCCACGCCCCACATTGTAAATACCCACCCAACCTGCATCTTTTAATGCTTCGCCTACGGTCATCGTGAAGCTAACTTTGTCTTGACCTAAGCTTTTTACCCATTGCGCAGCGCGCTGAGCCAAGGTTTCGGGGCTTAAATCTTCTGGGGTGTCGTTCACCAATTGGCGGGTAAACACAAGTGCGGCATATTCTTGCGCCAATTGCGCTTGGTCATCGTTGTCGGCCCAAGTAATAGCACCCGGATGACGGGCACGGGTAAAGCTTAACGCAAACGCCCATTGCTGTTCTTTTTGCCAATCACCCGTTAAAGTAACCGCCGGTAAATTAAGACCGTCTAACTTACGGGCCGCTTGGGCAATCGCACGCTCACTGTCGCTGTCTTGTGCTAGGTGAATCACCGCGCCGGTTTCAGTAAATGAAAGCCGTGCATTTTCGCCCCAAGGCGCGCCAGCCTTTTCGTCACTCAAGCTAACGGTAAAATCTGCCATGGCAAGTTTATCCTTATATCATTATCAATTTATGTTTCGGTGCTGCTTCAATTTAACCGCACCATCACCCGTGCTAGGAGGCTGAAAGCATGCAATATTCAACACCCTTAATTCGCGGCACATTAGTGAAACGCTATAAGCGTTTCTTAGCTGACGTGACCTTAGAAAATGGTGAAGTTGTCACTGCACACTGCCCGAATACCGGCGCCATGACCGGTTGTGCTGAACCAGGCTTCACCGTTTATTTAAGTGAATCAAACAACCCAAAACGTAAACTTAAATACACTTGGGAGCTAGCACAAACCTTTCATGGCGACTTCATTGGCATTAACACGCACAATGCTAATAAACTGGTGGCAGAAGCACTAAATAACAAGGCCATACCCGCTTTTTCTCACATAGAAAGCGTAAAAGCGGAAGTCACACCGCCTGGCGCTGATAGCCGTTTTGATTTTGCCTGCATAGCGAATAATAAAACCCAATACATTGAAGTGAAGTCATTAACCTTGGCTCGAGGCGAACAGGGATTTTTCCCCGATGCAGTTACCGCGAGAGGAGCGAAGCACTGCCACTCTCTTGCTGCACTTGCGCAACAGGGTATACACACCACGCTTATTTTTTGCGTGCAACACACCGGAGTAACCTCAGTGCAAATTGCGCAAGACATTGATCCCCTTTATGGCGAGGCCGTAAAGATTGCCGCCCGTGCTGGCGTCAACATCATGGCATTATCGTGTTTCATTGATGAACAAAAAATTTATATAAATCAACCACTCCCTTTAAACTTGTAAAAAAGAGGTTGATTTTTTTTAATTCGCCTTCATATTTGCGCCTTGTTTTACCAGAAGGGCGACTATTTGCGTTGACTGGTAACTGTGTTAATGAATTCACGAATTCCCATTAGCATACTAATTACATAGACACGAGTCATTGCCTGAAATGCGCGATTCTGCTATAGATATGCGATTCTTTCGGGACAAAATGGATGTCGTAGTGTAGGAGATGTGGCATATGCCAACAGGAAAAGAAACAAAATCCCTGGGACTTTTAGCCCTTGCAGGTTTACAGCCTTACGAAGCAAAAGCTGACGAAGAATATATGGGCGAACCGCAAATGGAACATTTCCGTTTGCTACTTAAAGCATGGCGTAACCAACTTCGTGAAGAAGTTGACCGCACTGTAACCCACATGAAAGACGAAGCGGCTAACTTCCCCGATCCCGTCGATCGTGCAGCGCAAGAAGAAGAGTTCAGTCTTGAATTACGTACCCGTGATCGTGAACGTAAGCTCATTAAAAAGATTGAAAAAACACTTAAGCGTATTGAAGAAGACGATTTTGGTTTTTGCGACCAATGCGGTATCGAAATTGGTATTCGTCGTCTAGAAGCCCGCCCTACAGCCGATTTATGTATCGATTGTAAGACTATGGCGGAAATTAAAGAGAAGCAGTTACAAGGATAATTCACTTGTAATGAGCAAACTGCCAACCGAATACTCGTTTGGCAGTTTGTTGCTATTGCGCTTACCACTAGCGCTATATAACTGCGCCAATAGCTAATGTTAAGTGCCTATGACCCACACAGCTATATCCCCGCACAGTCATCATTCTGCTTATGTTGGTCGCTTCGCGCCCTCGCCTTCAGGTTCACTCCATTTCGGTTCCTTAGTCACAGCCTTAGCCAGTTACCTTGATGCAAAACATCACAAAGGTACTTGGTTAGTACGTATGGAAGATATTGATGAACCAAGGTGTGTAAAAGGTGCTGATGCTGCCATTCTCACTACGCTTGAACGTCATCATTTACAGTGGGACGGAGATGTTCTCTATCAAAGCCAGCAGCACCCCAGATACCAAGAGAAAGTGAATCAACTTTTACAGCAAGGTGCTGCGTATTATTGTCGGTGTACCCGTAAGCAAATAAAAGCCATGGGCGGGCGGTATAATGGCGAATGCCGCACACAAAACATAATAGACGATGGTCACGTCGCCGTGCGAATGAAGCTGGACAATCCACTGATGTCGTTTGACGATGGAATGATTGGGCACGTCGACGCAGGGGGTGAACCAGAAGACTGTGTTATCAAGCGCCGTGATGGCTTGTTTTCTTATCACTTAGTCGTCGCCCTTGATGATGCTTACCAAGGGGTAACCCATATTGTACGTGGCCGTGATTTACTTGATGTAACCCCGCTTCACAAAACCCTTTATGCCGCCTTAGGTTGCCCACCGGTAGCCTATTGTCACGTGCCAGTGGCTGCTGTCGCTGCTGGACGAAAGCTCAGCAAACAAAACCATGCGAAGCCAGTAAATAACAAACACGTGATGACAAACTTGCTTCACTGCCTGCAATTTTTAGGTTTGGCCAACGTTATGCCGTTAGATTCTCAGCATTATTCCAGCCCAGAATCTTTAATTTCTGCCGCAATTAGCCATTGGGATAGGAAATTAGTACCAAATACTGCTGAAATTATTGTCGATAGCAACGAATCCACTTATTATAGCCAACCTTTATAACCTTCGGAGACTCCGTCATCATTCATCGTGTTTTCAATTCTGTTAAGCGTGCCTTTACCAAGGAAAACACTGCTGACACCGCACTAACCCCTCGCACCATGACGCGAGGAGAACATGGTATATCTCGCGAAGATGTAAGTCCTAACGCGTTAAAAGTGATGTACCGCTTAAATGGTGCGGGCTTTGAATCCTACTTAGTTGGCGGTTGTGTACGCGATATTTTGATGGGGCATGAGCCCAAAGACTTCGATGTGGTCACCAATGCGACTCCCGAGCAAATTAAAGGCTTATTTAGAAATTGTCGTTTAATCGGTCGACGTTTTCGTCTAGCTCACATTGTTTTTGGCCGCGAAATCATTGAAGTCGCCACCTTCCGAGGCCATCACAGTGAGCCTGATAGTAACGATGAGGCGGCTGGCGATAGTAAAGCGGCAAAAGCCAAGGTTACGGCCAAACAAGACGCCCACGGACAACTGGTTCGCGACAACGTATTTGGCACCATTGAAGAAGATGCTGAACGTCGCGACTTTACCTTCAATGCCATGTACTACAGTGTGGCGGACTTTACAGTAAAAGACTTTGCCGGAGGCTTAGAGGCCATAGAAAAACGCGAAGTTAGGCTGATTGGCGACCCCGAAGTGAGATACCGTGAAGATCCGGTGAGAATGCTCCGTGCCGTAAGGTTCGCCGCTAAGCTGTCTATGTCCATTCACCCGGATACCGCGACACCTATAAAGAAACTCGCAAGCTTACTGACGAATATTCCACCGGCCCGTTTGTTTGAAGAGACCCTTAAGCTCTTTCTTTCGGGAAAAGGGGAAGCGACCTTCTTGATGCTGCGCGAATACGGCCTGATTGCGCCATTGTTTCCGCAAATTGAACCCTTTTTAGCCGACGAAAGCTGTCGCGAAATGCAGTTTATCCTTAAGGTATTACGTAACACCGACGATAGAATCAACAATGATCAACGAGTGACACCTGCCTTCTTGTATGCGGCGCTACTGTGGTATCCACTAGAAGAAAAGAGCCAAATTTTACAAGCTGAGTCTGGGTTAAATGCTCACGATGCTTTTAATATTGCGTCAGGTGAAGTCATTGCCAAGCAAACTCAGCGCATCATGATCCCGAAGCGTTTCTCAACGGTGATGCGCGATATCTGGATTTTGCAGCAACGCTTACCCAAACGATTTGGCCGTCGAGCTTTTCAGTTACTTACCCATCCTAAATTTCGAGCGGGCTACGACTTCTTATTAGTGCGTGGTCAAATTGAAGGGGGTGAATTGTTGGAGTTGGCCCAATGGTGGACTCAATTTCAACACGCTGATGCAACGAAGCAAAAGGGCATGCTAAACGCACTACGTAAAAGCGAAAACGGGCCTAGACCACGCAAACGCAAACGTCGGCCAGCAAAGAGGCCTCCTGATGCATAAAGAGCATGTATACCTTGGCGTCGGCAGTAACCTGGAAAACCCTATTAAACGCGTCACAGACGCTTTCTCTGCCTTGCACACCATTGAAGATACACGGGTATTAAAAACCTCGTCGCTTTATAGTAGCAAGCCTATGGGGCCGCAAGATCAACCGGATTACATTAATGCCGTTTGCTTAATCGAAACGGCACTTAAGCCCCATAGCCTGCTAAAACAACTCCAACAGGTGGAGCTCGACTTTGGCCGAGAACGTAAAGGCGAAAGATGGGGAGCGAGAACCCTTGATCTGGACATATTACTTTACGGTAGCCAACAAATAAAAACCGCCGACCTCACTATTCCACACATAGGCATGGCGGAACGCGAGTTTGTGATGGTTCCCTTGTTTGAAATTGCACCAAGTATGATAATGCCAGATGGAAAACCCATTTCTCATTGGGTGGCTAACTGCGCTCTTGATGGGCTAAAACGCCTACGCTCTTCCAATTAGCCGCAAAATCCGTATAGTTCGCCACACGATATCAACATCCGGATGGTTACCATGAAAAAAGTTACCGTTTCTGGTTTGCTTAAGAAGAAGCAAGCCGGAGAAAAAATCACCTCCTTGACCGCTTACGACGCCAGCTTCGCTAAGATGTTTGACGAACAAGGTATTGACGCGTTGTTGATTGGTGACTCCTTAGGCATGGTACTTCAAGGCGAAGACGATACCTTACCTGTAACTATCGATGATATTGCCTATCATACACGTAGCGTTAGAGCGGGAACGCAACGGGCGTTTGTGTTAGCTGACATGCCATTTATGTCATACGCCACACCAGAGCAAACCTATGCAAACGCAGCAAAACTAATGGCTGCAGGCGCAAGCATGGTGAAAATGGAAGGTGGACGCTGGTTATGCGAAACCATTCAGGGGTTAAATTTGCGTGGTGTCCCTGTGTGTGGTCACCTAGGGCTAACGCCTCAGTCTGTTCACGTGTTTGGCGGCTTCAAAGTTCAAGGAAGAGATGCAGATAAAGCGCAACAACTTATTGAAGAAGCCAAAGCCCTAGAAGCAGCAGGTATTCAATTATTGGTGCTTGAATGCGTACCTTCGTCACTTGGTAAAGCGGTGAGTGAAGCGCTCACTATACCGGTTATCGGGATAGGTGCGGGCAAAGATACCGACGGTCAAATACTAGTTATGCACGATATGTTCGGTATAAGCGCCAATTATATGCCTAAATTTTCAAAGAACTACTTGAGTGAAACCGGAGATTTGCGCAAAGCAGTTCAACAATACATTTTAGAAGTGCAAAACGGTGAATTCCCGTCAGCGGAACACAGTTTTGAGTAAAGAGGTTTTTATGCAAGTTGTCGATAATATCGCGGCGTTACGTGCGCTTACTCGCGAATGGAAGCGCGATGGCAACACAGTAGGTTTTGTTCCCACCATGGGAAACTTACACCAAGGGCACCTTAAACTCGTGAAACGTGCGAAAGCACATAATAGCAAGGTGGTGGTAAGTATCTTTGTAAACCCATTACAATTTGGGCAAAACGAAGACTTAGATGCCTATCCTCGTACCATTGAAGAAGATAAGCAGAAGTTAATCGAGGCGGGTGTAGACGCAGTATTCATGCCCTCCGTAAGGGACATGTACCCACGAGGGCTAGATCACCAAACCTTTGTAGAAGTGCCTGACATCTCGAACATCTTGTGTGGTGCAAGCCGTCCTGGCCACTTCAGAGGCGTAGCCACTGTGGTGTCCAAGCTGTTCAATATGGTTCATCCCGACGACGCTTTTTTCGGTGAAAAAGACTTTCAACAGCTTCAAGTCATACGGTTAATGGCGCAAGATTTGTCTACCGGCATTGTTATACACGGTGTGGAGACTGAACGAGACGCAACCGGCTTAGCGCTTAGCTCGCGCAACGGTTATTTATCGGCAGAACAAAAGCATACAGCGGCATCTATTTACAAACAAATGCATATTGCCAAAGCCCGAATCCTTGATGGCGAGCGAGACTTTATCACTGTGGCAAACGACCTCGCAGATGCGTTAGAAAATGTCGGCTTTAAAAAAGACTATGTGCATGTAGTTAATGCCCATACGCTTAAGCCAGCCACCCAAGAAGATACCCATTTAGTGATTCTTGTGGCTGCGTTTTTAGGCACCACTCGTCTTATCGATAACTTACAAATTAACCTGTAACGTTTAAACGCCACATAACCACAAACGAAAATGCCCCCGCACTTCATGCAGGGGCATTTTTTATTGTGCGTGCCCGGTAAATCCGACCACTAAACTTAAGGATGCTTAGCCGTTATGCTGGGTCTTGCGCAGCCAACTGACTGAGTGATTGCCATAATGGCGTACTGGTGGCAAGGAGGTGTTGCTCTGCCAAAATGGCGGCTAAATCATTGTGACTGGTTAATGGGTTAGCCAAAACAACCCTGAAAACCGTTATGCACTTTGCTGGGTAGTCTGGCGCTTCTAAACGGGTACGTGACACGAAAGATTTGCCCGCCTCACGTTGTTGCTTCTGCACACTCACCACCAGCGTATCAATTTTTTCATTAATTTCATCACGGGTACTGTCGTCTACCTGCTTTAAGGTGTGTTGCAAGGCTTGTGGGCAAACGCGATAGGTAAGCAACGACAAGGTAGGTGACGTGGTTAGTTCAAAATCAGGGTGTTTATCTATCATGTCAGCAAAAGCTTTGGCTTTTTGAATACTTCTATCAATAAGCAATTCATAGCCTCTGCGACCAAAAATATGTAGCGCTGAGTAGACCATCATGGCCATACCGTTTCTTGAACCTTCAAGGGTAGTGGCTCCTAAGTCCTTCGAGCCTGCGCGCAGAATGTATTGTGCATGATGACGTACGGCATTGGCGTTTTCGGGGTCTTTAAAGAGCGCCATACCTGCCCCCATAGGCACATACATTTGCTTATGCGCATCTATGGTCACTGAATCAGCACGTTCAATCCCTTTCAGTCTATCTCGGTATTGTGAAGAGAAAAGCGTAGCTCCCCCCCACGCAGCGTCGACGTGAAACCAGCAACCTAATTGCTCAGCAACATCCGCCAACTCGTCTAGCGGATCTACGTGACCGGTTTCAGTGGTTCCACCTACGCCCACAATAGCCAGTAACTTGTTTCCTTCCTCTTGATAACGTTTACCTGCGCGTAAGGCTTTTTCGGGATCTAGCGTTTGTTGAGGCGCTGGTAAGGCAATTAACTGCTCGCGGCCTAATCCTAAAGCGTCCACAGCTTTAGACAGAGAATAATGCCCTCGTTTACTGCACATCACCCCTAGATGATTGATGTTGTGAAAACGGTAGGCGGCGGCCAGACCCGCTTTAGCCACGCCAGCAAACCCTGGCTGTGGCCCTAGCAGTTTGTTTCGCGCTACCCAAAGGGCAGTGATATTTGCAATAGTACCCCCTGAACAGAATGCGCCAAGTGCATGTTGCGCGCTGTGTAAGTGTTGCTCGTAGAAGGCCTCTGAACGGTCGTATACTAGATTGTGCAACATCCCCAAGACTTGACGCTCTAGCGGCGTGAAAGCTTTCGAGGTTTCTATTTTCACCAGGTTTTGGTTTAAACCAACCATGAGCTTTGAGAGGGGTAAATGAAAATAGGGTAACGCAGAGGTCATATGCCCAATAAAGGTAGGCGAGTATGTGTTCACCGAGTGCGCTACCAGTTTATCTAACAAGGTTTCCGCATGGGTAGAGACAAACTCTGGCGATTCAGGCACTTTCGCGTTGGCAAAGTCTTTTTCAACCTCTTCAAGGGAGGTTTTTTTAGTGACCACGTGCTGCGACAAAAAATCTAAAATATTGTCGGACAAATGCTGTTCTATTTGCGCCAGCTTTGAGTCTTTGTGTTCAGGCTTGGTAAAGACCCTAAACAAGTGCTCCAGACTAACTTGAGCTTCACCCACTAAACACACCTCGCTAAACGATAAAACTTATGTACATCGACAATACTTGTTGGTCAATGCTCATCACCTTGGACTGATTGGTTATTCCCTATGAAAACTTATCACAACACTTTCAGGGTGACGAACTTTACCCTAGATTGACGAACTCGCCAAGAGGTAACATAAGGCATTTGTTTGCCCTACACGATAGCTGACAAGGGTGCTATCGTGACTCTTCCTGCCCACAAAGAAGCTGCCAGCATACTTGGCCGCTAGCGCGATATTTGCGTTCAAACGGCGTCATGCTCTTATCTCCAGTAATTTCAATAATATCTGACTGAATACCATATTGCTGCGCCGCTTGCGCAAATTCCAGCAAATACACTAACCAATTACTGCGAACCTCAATATGCGGGGTAATGGCCATCAAGTCCACCATCGCAGCACTTGCATGCCAGCGTTTTTGCACTTGTGTTTTTTTAGGATAGGGGTTCGGGTATAGCAAAAAGTGCTTATGGACCTGCCACTGATGGCGGCGCACTAAACGCCAAAAATCGTTAACATCCGCACGTATAACGCGATAGTTATCTTGCCCAGCTGCATAGTGCCCGTGCTTATCCACACGCTGTGCGGATTTATCTAGGCCTATGACCCTATGTGTCGGGTACGCGTTCGCGATATTCGCAGTACTTTCTCCGACCCCACAACACGAATCTAAAATGATGTTGGAAAAGTCTCCATTTAGCCATTCACACACATGGTTAAAAGCCGCTTGTGTATGCTCCCCGATAGGGCGCAAATTTTCTGACGTTTTGTACTTTTTCACCACATCATCAAGCTTCTCATGCACGCCTTGTTGATTAGTCGAGATAGCACGGGAGTTGCCAGTGGTCATTAACTACGGATCCCTTTTCCTGTTTTAAGTAAATAATAGGCAATGCCAAAAAGCACGACATTAAATATCACTAATAAACTCAGGGAAAAGGTGACTGGAACATCAGAAACACCCAAAAAGCCATATCTAAA is from Alteromonas australica and encodes:
- the panC gene encoding pantoate--beta-alanine ligase, translated to MQVVDNIAALRALTREWKRDGNTVGFVPTMGNLHQGHLKLVKRAKAHNSKVVVSIFVNPLQFGQNEDLDAYPRTIEEDKQKLIEAGVDAVFMPSVRDMYPRGLDHQTFVEVPDISNILCGASRPGHFRGVATVVSKLFNMVHPDDAFFGEKDFQQLQVIRLMAQDLSTGIVIHGVETERDATGLALSSRNGYLSAEQKHTAASIYKQMHIAKARILDGERDFITVANDLADALENVGFKKDYVHVVNAHTLKPATQEDTHLVILVAAFLGTTRLIDNLQINL
- the trmB gene encoding tRNA (guanine(46)-N(7))-methyltransferase TrmB, coding for MTTGNSRAISTNQQGVHEKLDDVVKKYKTSENLRPIGEHTQAAFNHVCEWLNGDFSNIILDSCCGVGESTANIANAYPTHRVIGLDKSAQRVDKHGHYAAGQDNYRVIRADVNDFWRLVRRHQWQVHKHFLLYPNPYPKKTQVQKRWHASAAMVDLMAITPHIEVRSNWLVYLLEFAQAAQQYGIQSDIIEITGDKSMTPFERKYRASGQVCWQLLCGQEESR
- the panP gene encoding pyridoxal-dependent aspartate 1-decarboxylase PanP — protein: MGEAQVSLEHLFRVFTKPEHKDSKLAQIEQHLSDNILDFLSQHVVTKKTSLEEVEKDFANAKVPESPEFVSTHAETLLDKLVAHSVNTYSPTFIGHMTSALPYFHLPLSKLMVGLNQNLVKIETSKAFTPLERQVLGMLHNLVYDRSEAFYEQHLHSAQHALGAFCSGGTIANITALWVARNKLLGPQPGFAGVAKAGLAAAYRFHNINHLGVMCSKRGHYSLSKAVDALGLGREQLIALPAPQQTLDPEKALRAGKRYQEEGNKLLAIVGVGGTTETGHVDPLDELADVAEQLGCWFHVDAAWGGATLFSSQYRDRLKGIERADSVTIDAHKQMYVPMGAGMALFKDPENANAVRHHAQYILRAGSKDLGATTLEGSRNGMAMMVYSALHIFGRRGYELLIDRSIQKAKAFADMIDKHPDFELTTSPTLSLLTYRVCPQALQHTLKQVDDSTRDEINEKIDTLVVSVQKQQREAGKSFVSRTRLEAPDYPAKCITVFRVVLANPLTSHNDLAAILAEQHLLATSTPLWQSLSQLAAQDPA